Below is a window of Geomonas oryzisoli DNA.
GGCCGACGAGAGTGGCAGGGTCCAGTACCTCAACAGCTACGTCAGCGACTGGCTGGGGTTCGTCTCCGAGGATCGCCCCACCCTGGAAGAGCTTATGCAACGCGCCCTGCCCGACCCGGCTTACCGGGACCGGACCCTGGCACCCTGGCGCGAGGAAATCGGGAAGACGACGCTGGAGAGCGGTACACCGATCACGCCGCTGGAGGCGAAAATTTCCTGCGTCGACGGCTCCTCGAGGCACGTCATCCTCAATACCCGTCTGGTCCGCCACCGTCTCCTGTTCACCCTGACCGACATCACCAAATGGGAGGCGATGCAACAAGAGGTGCTCAAGGCCCAGAAGCTGGAATCCCTCGGGGTCCTGGCAGGCGGCATCGCCCACGACTTCAACAACATCCTCACCGGCATCCTCGGCAACCTATCCTTCGCCGAACTGCTGCTCGACCAGGATCATCCGGCGCGGGGAGCGGTGAAAAACGCCGAAAAGGCGTCGCAACGCGCCGCCGAACTGGCGCACCAACTCCTCACCTTTTCCAGAGGTGGCCAGCCTATCAAGAAAGTGGTTCCGCTGGGCCGGCTCCTGCAGGAATCCCTCACCCTCGCCCTGCACGGCACCAAGGTGCAGACCCGGCTGAACCTCCAGGAAGGGCTCCATGCCATCGAGGCGGACGAGGGGCAGATGAACCAGGCCTTCTCCAACGTCATCATCAACGCCTGCCAGGCCATGCCCGGCGGCGGGGTTCTGACCGTGACCGCCGAGAACCTGCCGCTTGCCGCCAACAACAGCCAGACACTCCCCCCCGGCGATTACGCGAAGATATCCTTCAGCGATGAAGGGTGCGGCATCGCGTACGAGGACCAGAAGCTCATCTTCGATCCCTACTACAGCACCAAACCGGGAGGGAGCGGGCTGGGCCTTGCCTCGGTGCACTCCATCGTCATCAAGCATGGCGGCAGAGTCGAGGTGACCTCCGCCCCCGGAGCGGGAACCACCCTCACCTTCTACCTCCCCTCCGCGGGCGAGGCGGTGGCGGAAGAGGCGCCGCGGCAACCGGAGCGGAACACCAAGGCGGGGGA
It encodes the following:
- a CDS encoding hybrid sensor histidine kinase/response regulator, producing MRAASKRNQRREINKIVGVYALFGSAWIYLSGYALIWLVSDRHIAEQIEVYKGLMFIMVTSALLYQLISRFAGRLAESVDRLEQSEARFQAIYHNVNDALFIHDAATGQLVDVNRTMCEMFGYTPEEAHSLTVGELSLGEPPYTDEDAWLLLQQAASGPPMTVRWRSKKKDGSLFWSEVSLRRADIGGSDRIIVLVRDITARHEIEEALQQNEEILKVLMEEMPAGVGWADESGRVQYLNSYVSDWLGFVSEDRPTLEELMQRALPDPAYRDRTLAPWREEIGKTTLESGTPITPLEAKISCVDGSSRHVILNTRLVRHRLLFTLTDITKWEAMQQEVLKAQKLESLGVLAGGIAHDFNNILTGILGNLSFAELLLDQDHPARGAVKNAEKASQRAAELAHQLLTFSRGGQPIKKVVPLGRLLQESLTLALHGTKVQTRLNLQEGLHAIEADEGQMNQAFSNVIINACQAMPGGGVLTVTAENLPLAANNSQTLPPGDYAKISFSDEGCGIAYEDQKLIFDPYYSTKPGGSGLGLASVHSIVIKHGGRVEVTSAPGAGTTLTFYLPSAGEAVAEEAPRQPERNTKAGEGTVLVMDDEEAIRTLTRDMLQYLGYQVVTCATGEEAVSLYREAAQAGRPFAVAIMDLTIPAAMGGKEAAQQILAFDPAARLIVSSGYSNDPVMAEHAEYGFCAAVVKPYRCDELQQALERVLSAP